tttgtttttattttccctctATGATAGCGTAGCTGGACTCACGTTTGGATTATGCTGCACGCGACGCGTGACAGAAATGtatgtctaaggaacattttttcccgagagcttttctcatctgaaaCTGGTGAAAtcctgctcgtctcctttaataAAAGACAGAGCTCCagtatgtgttgattgtcctgtctctacagatttgttaagtgagcgaccagtggttTTTGTTGGTTTATTCAGAGGCAATGTTAattcgtcagcagtactctttcagtgtttaaagacagaccttagtcaaatggtTAATAAAGTTTACCGTACGATAATATctatacaatattatggactgaaaaatccACTGTAAACATGATAGCACCACAATAAAACTTACACCCGCATTTTGGGACTATAATAACATACATGGCTTTCTGACGCTTCCTaccaagtgcatctaagttagagaaatgtggagtttttttttgtttgcaacaaacattgcatgaaagatacatgcttccagcaattcctcaaatcaaatatctcgtttgtcaccgGACacgaatgaaattcctgaatgaaagagccaaactgcaattaaaatccaccatttaataatttggcaaataattcgattactgatgtccatgtaaacacagtcactgactTTCTCCtctgcatctgtgtgtttgttttgcctctgtgaaaatcagcatgtgCTCAAACTGACACTCCCTTTTTTATGCTAATTTTTACGGACCTTCCCCTCCTCCGACTCTCCTCCTACACGCACAGGCTATCCTGATTAGCTGTaagttttgattgatttatttaggtGTATTTATGTGAGAGTGAAGTCTGACAacaataaatattctcatcaggAATAAAACCACCTGTTTTTATACCTGTGCTGACTCTGCCGAGCTGTAGCTATAAAGTTAGGTCTGCTACTGTTATTTTATACTGGGAAGGCTacctcatttatttaattataacaataatttgcAAATagttcctatgcaatgttttatgggttgctgagaatacatttcaggtggtCAATAATTGCATGTCAGTTTCGAAAATAAAAGTAGATGCTGGAAAAAGTGCCTAAAAGtctttgattttcattaggctgtgtctgtatgaaccctgtatgaAATCAGTGTAAAATGTTTAATCTTGAGGTGATGGtaaatttagtgatgttcaaTTGTCAGCTCCCTTTGTCGTCAGGTTGTGTGATGTATGTTGCTGAACTATAttcaaatgttataaatataaaaaaacacatttcgaAATATAACTGCAGtatgtcaatttagtttatttgtgtgtgctgtGCTCATAGACTTTAGAAAGCGCTCATTTGTTTGATTTCTCTTCGAGAAGCTAAGCAAGCCTCAAAAATTTAAGGTCCTTGTACCCTCTCTGAGTCAATGGGGCCCTAGCTGCAATAAACCGGCTTTGGGGGGGCCCAGCTTGCAAAAGGTTGAGTACCCCTGCTTTATGCAGATGCTGACAGGCATGTCTCATGTCTGCAAGGCAAAAATTCAGCTGTTTGTTCAGCTGTTACCCAATAACCTTTTTTTCTGGTGtgtttaccagtcaggcacagaatatacaagtattccctgtctgctttacacattttagaaaaacattttattgtaattGTGAATATATAGGAATAAAAAtaggccatttacagctttcaaatctgtctgatcaatatgaccaaaatgacttttatgatcaattatgtaagaaactctgaaaactggactgacagtttaaatttactttaacttctatgttaagtggctttaacacaatttacattgcaaaagcactagataaataagaatgacttaaaggggacctatggtaaaaaatctacttttcaagctgtttggacagatctgtgtgttggtatagtgtatcgaccgtcatactggggtgatatgaacacacccagtccttttttttcaatttaactacaaaaaaagggtctgCCAATtagagctgttttcaaatcgatcgcaccattacgtaggtgtgcgattcccccccgcccaccgaattgattgacagctgcgcgcattaacatgttctggTAGTCACGTGtacatgtcaacaagaccagacagacatacgcaaagcaaccgggaataaaaggtctgttctgttcgctaggatcagcaatcatcatcaaatgtgattaagagtaagtttcacatgtttaaagtgttttaaaacagaatatgtgtgtaattaattacagcgttttacttcatcagcacagccgcgtgtcagtacaattataaaagaagacgcttcaatcccggtttgtggaagttaaatcaggtttattttgtacattagcataacagatatccacacagtacttgaggttagccttaactaagctaagcgcgctctgtgtgtctgcctgcctgcctgcgtgtgtatctgtgtgtgtgtgtgtgtgtgcgcgttaactttgtaacgatattgcatgtgtgtgactcatcaatgcaacttcacaatactgattagtaaaggttagttcttactgtagtatctcacaaacgcaacgtgagaccttcttcctttaagtctgtctgttgtctgacgcagctgagggaggaggcatgtagaaacagtgggcgggcagaactcggcttaaaggcgcagtacgacaaaaccaccccctgctggaaatcagtataaaacagcatcttgtaaaaggtataatgaaaaatctgatgggtattttgatctgaaactttatatacacattctagagacgcaaaagacttatattaaatctgaaaaaaggggtaacctaggtgccctttaagacttaatgaaaagacttaatgaaaactaatgttttatttttttttatttcagacctaactGAAGAAAACGAGGGGAGTAAacaggaggaacatcatgtcaaaattgaggaaaaaacttttttacagactgatggtattttaaaaaggagagacaagaatcgtttcacctgcactcagtgtggaaagagttttggaagaaaatacattcttaagattcacatgaggatccacactggagagaaaccattcacatgcacccagtgtgggaagagtttcagcttaTCCTGGTCccgtaatctacacatgaggatccacactggagagaaactattcacatgcactcagtgtgggaagagtttcacctgctcatcatcccttaatcaacacatgaggatccacactggagagaaaccattcacatgcacccagtgtgggaagagtttcagctgctcatcatcccttaattaccacatgaggatccacactggagtgaaaccattcacatgccttcagtgtgggaagagtttcagcaaatcatcaaactttattctacacatgatgatccacactggagagaaaccattcaaatgcactcagtgtgggaagagtttcagccaatcatcacaccttaaacaCCACACGAGAATCcactctggagagaaaccatttacatgcactcagtgttggaagagtttcagccgctcatcataccttaatcaacacatgaggatccacactggagagaaaccattcacatgcactcagtgtgggaagagtttcagccaatcatcacaccttaagcaccacatgaggatccacactggagagaaaccattcacatgcactcagtgtgggaagagtttcagccgctcatcataccttaatcaacacatgaggatccacactggaaagaaaccattcacatgcacttaagccatggtcacactggacttttctacCCATACACTTccttgcgtgtattccagcatgtagactgtctgtctgtacctgggagtatttcatgacgtctctgagtgtactgcattcattcatgagaaagactttgttcaaaccaatcagtgcgctctattgtgtattcggggcaacttcattaatatgtatGATAGCTTTAAAGACTGTTTTACctcaaacagtgttcagacggcagagagacgactagttgggttgccaaaacaagtgggagaaGAGGAATTGTTTAAAGTCAGTACGTTAAattcactacaatattatggactgaaggatctgctgtaaatgctgctctctgagtgtaaacatgtaaacgcattttttgacaggatagtctacacacgcACATGGCTTTCTGACTTACTGAGTGCATCTCAGTTACtgagaaatgcagttttttttctcttatacaatgtgcggtatcaaacattttaCTGTCATTAAACAGTcagttactgatgtccatgtaaaccaggggtctcaaactcaatttacctgggggccgcaggaggcaaagtctgggtgaggctgggccgcataagggatttcacaaaaaaaagtcctcaaatgtcattattaacagttttaattatttcttctgaacatgaagtgtcctgaacattaatagaacattgagtgaagattatgaacagttcttctgaacatggcatttaaaaacacccccaccccactccagtcacatcagtctgtaccagtctgtatctacctataattcatatgcaggctgtagctaggtagctaagtggcaggcaggggcgggaacagcttaccttatgctagttaatactacagtgtgctgttgcattcattaacaaagttgtagatactgcaatatatacagtataatacagtttattataatTAGTATGGTTCATAAACATActattatttgctataaatactattacaacttcttatttcatgtgggttgaatcgtatctttagaaccatataacatgattgaaagcagctcctagataactcattactgtttcttataaaaaaaaacacacaagagaagcacccagcacagtccttagcttagctaacagtattgaacatatagataattattaaaaaatcataacttaccctctgattgctcgaggcctccaacaacgtgagctgccctgtgtgctgacaaaaagaaacgccccatctcattggctggctgtagccaataaactggctttgctgctcttttactggtatgtacattacagtagaattaatgatatttaacaaaaatcttttcagaaaatagttgaaataaaccctaaataataaaataattgtggcaaatgattattttgcacctcagtcctgttggctgctggcattgttcattggtcaggcttcagccaatgaaacagctttacaccagccccgcccctcccccgccccgcgctgctcacgcctctgcatctgcgagtgcacagatgggTTCTGCTACAgtgatcgcgggagatgtgtagcaaaagtcagagcgcgggagatttgtagttgtactgacgaatctgagaggttgtgagtgccgacctgtggttgtagagcaaagatgcagtcaaatttgccgtgcacacgtgtgtctgtcactttgtatttgtgaatgacattttacaaatacacaactattaatctgcaacttccgattcaaaacacaagtgtgtggattgttgtgtgtgtgtgcaaatcgaggatttcagctgttcacatcagagctgtaagtgtacatttcaacctacacatacaaatattcttatcacaagtgctcacatttacatttgcaagctctcgagtattGCTACTGAATTACCTTCATATTGTTCAGTGGTGAATTAGAAAACGTAACTATTTATATTAAGCATCACCACCGTCCACCCTACATCTACGCCCCTGTATGAAGTAGTGTTCTAGGTTATAACGATGCGTAAAGAATGCTCCGGCTTCAATACAGTGCGTTACAGTACACGACTGCCCCCTACTGTTCATGTCTTTATTTGCTAGACCATCTTTCCGTGCTAACGCGCCATATGTCGTGGCCATGCGAGATCACTTTGTTTCATGCGCGTGTTAGTTCATGCCAGATCTGTATATAAATTtacctgattttatttttttactttttgttgccTTGTCACCTGCTAAAAAAGCGGGGGATGTAGCTTCTTGTGTGTCAAGTGACGTAACGGAAGTGGGTGGAGCTACAGGGGAACGTCGGTGGTGGGAGCGACAGAACAGAAAAGCTTGTTACTGCTGAAGAACGTAATAAAAATAAGCTAGAAGCtattacttgtgtgtgtgtgtgtgtgtgtgatcatctaACATCTACACAAGCCATCCAACTTCCCCTTCCACCACTacaatgtccatccatccatccatccatttattcattttattttgtgaatgtgTTATTTTTCAGGCTGATCTCagaaatacagtaatttttactGACAGAATTTTAGGTGCAGTCTAGGACTGTCTCTGCCATTTGCAGATAACGTTGTCTTTTTGGCTTCATAGGACATGGAACTTCAGCATGCAGTAAGTGGGActgtttgctgctgagtgtgacatggcaAAGAAACAGCACCTCTAAGAAACCATTGTGCTTGACTGGAAAAAGGTGGCCATCTCCAGTTTGGAGGAGAGTCCTTACCCCAAATGGAGTTTAAGTATCAGTGTTTTCCATGaggaatggaatgtgagatttaaagatggatcagtgcagcggcagcagtaatgcagttgatgtggttgtctgttgtggtgaaggatCTGAGACGAAAGGCAATGTTCTTAATTTACTGCTCATTCtaggttcctactctcacctatggtcatgactgaaaagaacaagatcttggatacaaccGGCCACATTTTGCGAAGTGTTATGACCCGCTTGTTAGAGTCGCACCATAAGATTGcaacaaaatagcctgaatgcaaattatttattataaaagtaactcatagaacaaacaatcaaagcaaccaacaaattTCTAGGGATAATAATGAcgataaagaacttaggataaaatcacaacaacactttaactacatgacaaaagtaatgcaaaacaaaaccataaggttaaagagccaatgagatggcaggtcttgacatgtggactcctgagtagccacagcgtcctggggtagctagcacaacaacttttatatacccattgatgagtaatgcaggcatccaatcagaATTTACCACATACTCCAATCTGGAGTCTTGGGATCATCACAgtgtataaatattgtaaaacttaatacctgtcgctctgcctaaatcataaaatattcatcaagtttgtattctACTCAAAGTAAATGCAGTAAACTAGAAAAAATCTAGAAtctaaaagtaaagaaacttcactaataaaagctgcaactagggttgtaacaatataccggtatgacggtctaccacgatttgaacgtgtacgattatcataccatgaacaattgcatatcaacggttttaacccttaaagactgagacagccgcccgcggctaaaaataagtattgctcttaaatgtttaataacttttgatctgctgatccgattcatacagttcaaagattggcataaagaagagaatctcatctttccagtgctgtatcacataacattcgcggaacaacactgatttgacaaagaaacgctcgtcactgtgtctccagacaaaccagacatgatacattgatgcattgtccctcctccatgcccagattggttcaaactcgctatatcacaaccaataagcataggtttcgcttttgtttgtggaccaacaatgagctttttgaacaacacagaatgagagataggcatacatttatgcgcggctaaataaaacgcaaaaaaaaaaaagttttgcatgaaataattctcatactaagtacttttgcatgctaagcagcacagaaacatgacaaaacagtgacacagcaaagaggaactgctgctcttgctgttttcaaaagacgcaaatgaaggtgcagctgtttgtctgcattgcagacaaccatatccaaatccatatccacagacaaccatatccatgctggcacataaaacctaaggatgttccatattgaatctagcttcgttatgtaactatttatagtatagtaaatatttatatctattttttttactgaagatttgcaccatgtttatttggactttgacacattatttattattttcttatttttttatttgttcattgtacaagtggacacattctctcacctcagcggtcaagattaagtcctgaaaatctcaacatgcttacatttcttcatcacaacctagactgaaaaaaacaacgctttaaatacatgtttacagccataaacttggtattgcacttttggtctcccatttatcctgcttataaggaaggacagttttaagtttgtttttgtctaatcttaaaagaccttgcttgtttattccttttaatttaatttattaaaatgggaaatttttcagtttatttttataaaagacttctatagttctattaaaatggttctttcaaaagtttgttgaaataaaacctttgttcagtcagaaaacgtgttcttattcttttcagggtctttgctatgagaactactatttaataccgtataccgcgaaaccgtcaaaccgtggtattgttttagacgattatcataccgtaaaaaattcataccgttacaaccctagctgcaacacaggacaattgaatgggcttttaaaacttgaggccctggtatactgcaaactaagcgtcctagagctccaccttctttgatgtgcggtgtcttcccagtgatgtctctcattcagggagtcagacagTGAACATCATctaaaacaacactagctacatgaatacactggagagagTACAAATTTATCTGCACTggtacaatcacttgcaaagagatTTTAAGCTGCAGAGGAGCTGTTGGCCAGATATTTATGACAGTTCTTCTCTCAGCCACCACCACGGTGTTTACGGTAAACGCGAGAagcgcaacacatttacaaccccacctactgcagtgtaggagtgttggaaaacagtatactgtcactcagccttttcaaacattattcagacatgaaacatccaGTGCAcagagaaaatgttttgctgcattcatgtcatgtgtgcaacttttttgtctatgtgtttcttaagctgcgcCGAATGATTaaaactctgtagacactgatcagatctgtacggtttctctccagtgtgaatcctgttgttttcagatgtgttaactgattaaacctcttgtaaaaacacttgtacggtctctccaGAGTAAATTgtctggtgcagtttcaattttggagctgtaataagtcttctcacactcaaagcgcatatactctttcacatcagtgtggattttcatgtgtttattaaggtttgctgatcggttgaatctcttcccacactgagtgcatgtgaatggtttctctccagtgtgggtcttacatagtcaagtgatgcaatttccaaggtcaaagttcaccaagcttgaaccttGCAAGGCAGTGAattgcgaaacttgacgcacaaacttatgtttccagtctgacacatttgcgtgcgtatgaatggaagtctatggagagaaaagTCCGGTGTGACCACAGACCCCAATTTTATACTCATTACACAGGCTGTCTGTTAagttttgtattaaatttaaaatagtaattctcacctataaagctctaaataatctagctcctgtttatcttctGTCTctctacaatccaactcgctctttaagatctcaaaactccggggttctggtagtacctagaatagcaaagtcgagtaaaggaggtcgagccttctcatttatggctcctaaactctggaatagcctccctgataacatccgaggctcagacacactctgtcagttcaaaactagattaaagacctatctgtttagtaaagcatacactcaatgcatcacttagcaggtttccacacaagtttctacatcttgcttatatacactatgaacagcagctacgctaattattattctttttttttttcttcatttccacctggggatactcatcccgaggtcctcagattatgcggagtcactgattggatctaAGACctgcgacgagatgatcccaaggtttccatatccgggaccaggccgtatcctgagctgctgctgcgctggtggtcgtggggagtggagaacatgagactgattccagtgatgctccagggacagacgagtcttcgctgaggccagcttccagcctccactgctgagactgcagctctgcacaagacttttggccagcgaagaaatgaaaatggtcgtgcccaactgtgtctggtttctctcaagatttttttcttcactcctatcagtaaagttttttttttccctctccgctgtcaccactggcttgcatggttcaggatcggtagagctatgcatcaatggatttgctcttcagtgtttggactctcagtaatgatttaaaccacactgaactgagctgaactgaacttaaacactaaaaactgaactaccctgatccaatttattatgaccatttatgtgaagctgctttgacacaatctacattgtaaaagcggtatacaaataaagctgaattgaatttaattaagagcaagtgaatggtttctctccagtgtggatcctcatgtgtttataaagggatgatgattggcgaaaactcttcccacactgagtgcacgttattggtttctctccagtgtggatccttatgtgttgattaaggtgtgatgagcggttgaaactcttcccacactgagtgcaagtaaatggtttctctccagtgtgggtcctcatgtgtttattaagtgatgatgcttggcggaaactcttcccacactgagtgcacgtaaatggtttctctccagtgtggatcctcatgtgtagattaaagtttgatgattggctgaaactcttcccacactgagtgcaagtaaacggtttctctccagtgtgggtcctcatgtgtttagaaagggatgatgattggcgaaaactcttcccacacagagtgcacgttattggtttctctccagtgtggatccttatgtgttgatcaaggtttgatgagcggttgaaactcttcccacactgagtgcaagtaaatggtttctctccagtgtggatcctcatgtggtgattaaggtgtgatgagcggttgaaactcctcccacactgagtgcacgtgaatggtttctctccagtgtggattatcatgtgaatcttaagtttgcttttgcttgccaaaatctttccacactgagtacaggtgaaacaattcttgtctctccttttcaaaataccatcagtctgtaaatgagttttttcctcaattttgacatgatgttcctcctctttcctctcattctcttcaattaggtctgaaataaataaataaaagattagttTTCATCAAGTCTAAAaatctctcatcaaaagctgaaaagtaaaaagacactggaaacattggctacacacacttattttgatgcatgttaaatgtaaaataaaatcggatcatattttgttcagtcattaacatgtacacatttaagcagattaaattcatctttatttatctacagcttttacaatgtaaattgtgtcatagTCGCCTAACATAGAAGTCATTGTAAATTGAAACggtgtcagtctagttttcagagtttcttacataattgatcataaaagtaatttgggtcacattgataagacacagatttgaaaggTGTAAATGGTGTGACGACCCTGGTATTCCAGTTTGGATGTGGCAGATCCTGTTAAGGTGCCATGGTTGCTCCCTAATTGGTTCAAAGCATATAAATGCGAGAGTGAGCTAGCTTCTGTAGGATAGTGTGGCTACTGGCCGTCCTTGCATCAAGACCATCTCTTTATTTTggcaaccttatggttttgtttggcattatttatatgtgtagttaaagttagttatttTCTTCATGttcccctagacatttgtttgtttcttgatttgttgttttattagttgtgtatattaaataagttgcatatataatttttttgttgtctaAGCTCTTTTATGTTGCAACTCGAATGAGGGGGTCCAGTTAGATACATCCAGTTAGATCATTTTGTTCTCTTGATCTGGAATACCTTATGCTTCGATGCCAACCACACTGGCCACCAAGAGAGGTCACAGCTGTTATAATTACAGATGTTTGCATCCACCCTCAAGCCAACACAGAGCAGGCGCTTAGGACACGGAATGGGAGCATAAGCGAGCAGGAAACCACACACCCAGAGGCAGCATTTATTGTTACAGGGGACTTTAACAATGCCAATCTCAGGAAAATCACTCCAAAATACTATCACCATATCACCACAAACATGCGTGGTGACCGAATTTTGGACCACTGCTATTCTCCGTTCCGGGAAGCCAACAAATCCCTCCCCCGCCCACCGCTAAGCAAATCAGATGACTCTTTTGTTCTGCTCTTGCCTGCTTGCAGACAGAAACTGAAACGGGAACCATCCACCCTCAAGACGTTTCAAAGCTGGACGGACCAATCGAGTTCCATACTTCAAGAATGTTTTCATCATATGGACTGGGAGATGTTCCGGGCAGCTTCTGATGACGACATTAAACTTTACTCAAGACACCGTTACATGCTTCATCAGAAAGTGTATAGAAGACATGGTCCCAACAAAAACTGTTCGTATCTACCCCAACCCAAAACCATGAATTGATGGCAAAGTTCGAACAGCCCTATCAGTGTGAACCTCCGCCTATAAATCCAGAAatgctgaggaacaaaaacaagcaaactacaaCCTCAGGTAAACTATCAAAGCAGCAAAACATCAATACAGAGATACAGCTAGAGGGGAGGAGAATGTGGCAGGGACTTAATTACATCAcaaactttaaaagtaacaaacccgccactgtaaacatttctgCATCTCTCCTGGATGAGCTTAACTCCTTCTACACCTGCTTTAAAGCCCAGGACACCCACACACTGTGCGCTCCCGCGGCCGATACCGAAACCGCCAGCACACTCTGTTTCTGTAGC
The Danio rerio strain Tuebingen ecotype United States chromosome 4, GRCz12tu, whole genome shotgun sequence genome window above contains:
- the LOC141381694 gene encoding uncharacterized protein, which produces MRIHTGEKPFTCTQCGKSFSLSWSRNLHMRIHTGEKLFTCTQCGKSFTCSSSLNQHMRIHTGEKPFTCTQCGKSFSCSSSLNYHMRIHTGVKPFTCLQCGKSFSKSSNFILHMMIHTGEKPFKCTQCGKSFSQSSHLKHHTRIHSGEKPFTCTQCWKSFSRSSYLNQHMRIHTGEKPFTCTQCGKSFSQSSHLKHHMRIHTGEKPFTCTQCGKSFSRSSYLNQHMRIHTGKKPFTCT
- the LOC137491118 gene encoding uncharacterized protein isoform X1, giving the protein MAFIKEESEDVKIEETFTVKQEDQQEQTNLIEENERKEEEHHVKIEEKTHLQTDGILKRRDKNCFTCTQCGKILASKSKLKIHMIIHTGEKPFTCTQCGRSFNRSSHLNHHMRIHTGEKPFTCTQCGKSFNRSSNLDQHIRIHTGEKPITCTLCGKSFRQSSSLSKHMRTHTGEKPFTCTQCGKSFSQSSNFNLHMRIHTGEKPFTCTQCGKSFRQASSLNKHMRTHTGEKPFTCTQCGKSFNRSSHLNQHIRIHTGEKPITCTQCGKSFRQSSSLYKHMRIHTGEKPFTCS
- the LOC137491118 gene encoding uncharacterized protein isoform X2, which gives rise to MIIHTGEKPFTCTQCGRSFNRSSHLNHHMRIHTGEKPFTCTQCGKSFNRSSNLDQHIRIHTGEKPITCTLCGKSFRQSSSLSKHMRTHTGEKPFTCTQCGKSFSQSSNFNLHMRIHTGEKPFTCTQCGKSFRQASSLNKHMRTHTGEKPFTCTQCGKSFNRSSHLNQHIRIHTGEKPITCTQCGKSFRQSSSLYKHMRIHTGEKPFTCS